In Gemella haemolysans ATCC 10379, the genomic window AAAGAGTTTTAAAACCAAATGGAACAATTTGGATTTCAGGAACGTTACACAATATTTACTCAGTTGGCATGGCTTTAGAGCAAGAAGGATTTAAAATATTAAATAATATAACATGGCAAAAAACTAATCCAGCACCAAACTTATCTTGTAGATACTTTACGCATTCTACGGAGACTATATTATGGGCAAGAAAAGCTGATAAATACGCTAGGCATTACTATAATTATGATTTGATGAAGGAAATTAATAATGGAAAGCAAATGAAAGATGTTTGGACAGGTCCTTTGACAAAAATCAGTGAAAAATGGGCGGGGAAACATCCTACTCAAAAACCAGAATATTTATTGGAAAGAATTATTTTAGCAAGTACAGAAGAGGGAGATTATGTTTTAGATCCTTTTGTCGGAAGTGGGACAACAGGAGTCGTAGCCAAAAGATTAGGGCGTAAATTTGCAGGAATAGATTTTAAAGAAGAATATCTAGATATTGCTAAGAGAAGATTGGAGGCTGTAAATAATGAAAAGAAAACCAAATAAAAGTGGTGGTGGAGCTAATACTACTGAAAATGGTCTTAAATTTGAGAGAGATACTGAATTTTCAGAATTAGTAGATATACTTCCAAATTATGAATTAAAAGAGATTGATTTTAAGGATAAAAAGAGTACTAAAGGATTTGAAGTCTATAGAATTGGAGAAAAAGAACCAATGGGGAAAATTATGCCCCAGAATAGATTTTATGATTTTTTAAGAGATTTAAATATTGAAAATACAAATTCTAAAAAATGGAAACCTGATGAAGTATTTATTAATTTTGAAAACAATACAGTTTATATAATAGAAAAAAAGTGGCAAGAAAATGGTGGGAGTGTCGATGAGAAGTTATTAGGTTTTGGAAATAAAAGGCGACTATATCAAAGATTATTAGATAAATTAGATAAACCATTTTCTGTAAGTTTTGTATTTGTAGGAAATAAATTCTTTAAAGAAGATTCGTTTAGAGACTATTTCGAGATGCTAAGAGGAGATGGAGTAAAAATTATGATAGAAAAATATGATATGAACTTTTTTGGATTATATTAATTGTGGAGGATTGAAATGAGGTTTAATGAGTATTTGTCAAGTCAAGTTGATGACAAATTAGAATATTTCTTTTCTACATTATCAGTTACTAATAGAACACCAGAGTATTATGTGAATTGGGATAAAGTAAGAAGAGAAACAAAAGTATTTGAGTTAGAGTTGCATACTTTAAATTATTTAATAGGAAAAGAAGATATTTATAATGAGGCTTTAGAATTGTTTCAGAAGCAACCACAGCTATTGAAAGCTATTCCTAGCTTAATAGCCAGTAGAGAAAAAATTTTAGATATATTATTCTTTGATGTAGATGATATTATGAATTTTTACCAACTAGATTTCAAGAATATTGATAGTAGTCAATTAGGAAAGTATGTAGATTTCATGAAAGATGCAGGTCTTTTAGAATTTTTACAGAAAGATGCGAACCGTTCATTGGTTGATTATGTTTATGGTGTGGAAGCCGGTTTAGACAGTAATGCGAGAAAAAATCGTAGTGGAACAACTATGGAGAATATTTTAGAGCGAAATGTAGAAAAAATTTGTACTGATCAAAATTTAGTTTACAAGGCTCAAGCAACAGCAAATTATATAAGAAGTTCTTGGGGAATTGAAGTACCAGTTGATAAATCGGAACGTCGTTTTGATATTGCAGTGTTTTCAAAAGAAAAAAATAAAGTATGGCTTATTGAAACTAACTACTATGGTGGCGGTGGAAGTAAATTGAAATCTGTCTCTGGAGAATTTACGGAACTAAGTAAATTAATTCAAACAGCTAAAGATGACGTGAGTTTTTCATGGGTAACTGATGGACAAGGATGGCATACGGCACGTTATCCTTTATCTGAAGCTTTTGGGCATATAGACAATATTTTTAATTTAGAAATGTTAAAACAAGGATATTTATTTGATTTGTTTAAAAAATAATATATAGGAGGAACCATGTCAGATTTAGAAAAATTATTTTTTAAGATAGATAAACAAGTAGAAGAAAATAAAGGTGAAGGGTTGTATTTTGACTCTTTAGTGAATTATTTAACTTTAGAGAATGATGAAGATTATTTTGATATTATAGACAATTTCTCTAAAGAGGATATTAAAAAAGCTTATCAGTTTTTACTATTAAAAGCTCTTAAAGAGTTAAATAATCCTAGTTATGACATTACACCGGAAGTTATAACTATGTATGTATCTCATATTTTAGAGTATTTATACAATAATGAGAAGATTTCTGTAGCTGATTTTGCTAGTGGAAGTGGAAACTTCTTAATTAACTTATCAGCTTTATCAAAAGGTGAATACGAGTTAACTTCTGTTGATGTTGATAATAATTATGCTAGATTACAACAAAATATTTTCAATTTATTAGAAACTAATGTTGAAATCATTAATCAAGATGCTCTTAAACCTTTAAATATTAAGAAGCAAGATGTTATCATCAGTGATGTACCTTTTGGATATTATGCAGATGAGGATAATAGCCTAAACTATAAACTTTGTAGTGCTGAAGGATATAGCTTAAATGCTTTATTATTCATCGAGCAAGCGGCTAATTACTTAAATGATAATGGTGTAGGGGTACTAGTAGTACCTAAGAAGGTTCTTGAGCTTGAAGATAATTTCAAAAAATTCTTAGAAGAAGATATTAATTTAAATGCGGTAATTACATTACCAGATGAGATGTTTAAAAATGCATCTCAACAAAAAGCTATTATTTTAATAACTAAAAAAGAACAAACTAAATTGCCAAATCAAGTATTCTTAGCACAAGTACCTAGCCACAAAAATAAAGAAGGTTATGCTAATTTTATTGAAGAATTTAAAAATTGGTTATCAGAAAAATAGTATCATTAATGTATAAATGAAAAGGTTATTTTCGTAGAAATATGTTAATAAATTGCTATTAAAGGTTGACAAGAACGTAAG contains:
- a CDS encoding DNA-methyltransferase, translating into MDIYYKKDNCTLALGDTFEVIEKIKSESIDMIFADPPYFLSNDGFSNSGGKVVSVNKGDWDKISSFEEKHNFNREWIRKAKRVLKPNGTIWISGTLHNIYSVGMALEQEGFKILNNITWQKTNPAPNLSCRYFTHSTETILWARKADKYARHYYNYDLMKEINNGKQMKDVWTGPLTKISEKWAGKHPTQKPEYLLERIILASTEEGDYVLDPFVGSGTTGVVAKRLGRKFAGIDFKEEYLDIAKRRLEAVNNEKKTK
- a CDS encoding PD-(D/E)XK nuclease superfamily protein, producing MKRKPNKSGGGANTTENGLKFERDTEFSELVDILPNYELKEIDFKDKKSTKGFEVYRIGEKEPMGKIMPQNRFYDFLRDLNIENTNSKKWKPDEVFINFENNTVYIIEKKWQENGGSVDEKLLGFGNKRRLYQRLLDKLDKPFSVSFVFVGNKFFKEDSFRDYFEMLRGDGVKIMIEKYDMNFFGLY
- a CDS encoding type II restriction endonuclease encodes the protein MRFNEYLSSQVDDKLEYFFSTLSVTNRTPEYYVNWDKVRRETKVFELELHTLNYLIGKEDIYNEALELFQKQPQLLKAIPSLIASREKILDILFFDVDDIMNFYQLDFKNIDSSQLGKYVDFMKDAGLLEFLQKDANRSLVDYVYGVEAGLDSNARKNRSGTTMENILERNVEKICTDQNLVYKAQATANYIRSSWGIEVPVDKSERRFDIAVFSKEKNKVWLIETNYYGGGGSKLKSVSGEFTELSKLIQTAKDDVSFSWVTDGQGWHTARYPLSEAFGHIDNIFNLEMLKQGYLFDLFKK
- a CDS encoding class I SAM-dependent methyltransferase; translation: MSDLEKLFFKIDKQVEENKGEGLYFDSLVNYLTLENDEDYFDIIDNFSKEDIKKAYQFLLLKALKELNNPSYDITPEVITMYVSHILEYLYNNEKISVADFASGSGNFLINLSALSKGEYELTSVDVDNNYARLQQNIFNLLETNVEIINQDALKPLNIKKQDVIISDVPFGYYADEDNSLNYKLCSAEGYSLNALLFIEQAANYLNDNGVGVLVVPKKVLELEDNFKKFLEEDINLNAVITLPDEMFKNASQQKAIILITKKEQTKLPNQVFLAQVPSHKNKEGYANFIEEFKNWLSEK